A genomic window from Arthrobacter globiformis includes:
- a CDS encoding Ig-like domain-containing protein, whose protein sequence is MSTLFGKLGLRKRRNRIVTGTVFTAAAAALVAGAVIHPGFKTTEVDLNDGGVWVVSKARNAVGRLNYPSRVLDGAVTPASTTFDVLQNAGKVFVDDESGSTLNRVSAANMRLGGDRKLPGSAQVSFGADVISVTDPSTGKMWALSPSTVNAFDEESSEPAVAGSQGLVSAVGPDDRIYSADPKTGQVTVTTVDAAGAATDTEHSTWDGLKGAGDLQLAVVGDQPVVLDAAAGKLFLPGGREVPLADAREAKLQQSGPASESVAVATSKALLKQPLNGSAAKTVTFGGQGVPAAPVQLGGCVHAAWSGANKYVRDCANDSDNKNVAVPKASASPSYVFRVNRDVVVLNDVNSGNVWLVNQNMQLVNNWDDVVPPKNQADDPDEESADDNTINVLPDRTKPNRPPETKPDAVGVRPGRTTVLSVLDNDSDPDGDVLTASLGTEGPQAGSIESIYGGSAFQITVPADAAPGTETFDYTAADGRGLSAGGKVSLSVVGPDENRPPAFKRGDPTTLLVEQGKTVSQNILTDWADPDGDDLVLMSATADNEQDQVKVRRDGLLTFQDSGASAGKKSVTVTVWDGRATTTGKVVVNVQPPGALAPVVNADHVTAVVGQDLVIAPLKNDVDPNGGALRLAQVEASGAAELGPVTDGGTFTFRSRTPGPVYLTYLASNGPQSSQGLIRVDVESGKDSGNPVAVHDVALLPVGGSVLLDPLANDSDPSGGVLVLQSVAVPENATASVSVIDHSVLRITDIAGTKDPFLFRYTMSNGKSSATGSVSVVPVPAPAVVEAPQPKPDEVNVRVNDVVTIPVLDNDTHPQGEKLTVDPVLPQAVPAEDGKSFVSENTLRFIAGSQPRTVRAIYNAVDPQGQKSAAAVTIHILPLEGAENSRPQPKNLTARVVAAGTVRIPVPLDGIDPDGDSVQLTGIDSTPGMGTATAGSNFIDFVAAGNGAGTDTFRYKVVDRQGAVNTGTVTVGIAPRSDTNQKPTPVDDQVKVRPGRQIAVDVAGNDTDPDGDLIRILTDGIEADAALKATVSKQSGRILLQAPAAEGTVNVRYTVADERGASAQAAIRMMVDSNVPLQAPIARDDRVTSAQTLGKTAVDVPVLKNDEDPDGVGENLKVSSAAETARPGPDGNMIVGLTEQPQLVPYTVEDVDGQKSTAIIWVPGLGQQVPTLAKDDVLEVVAGQSVTADLAEWVKVRDGRSPRLTQTDRIKLIGADGSNPVAGNGTAVKYTADKDYVGPGSITLEVTDGSGPDDPAGLKSTLSIRTKVLPDPNRNNPPVLLGGSVDVPLGDSAAADLAKLTTDPDGDDAANMKYEIAGAVPQGFHVAIDGASLKVSAKDGTRTGDGGAVQVTAKDPRGLESTATFRLAVTATNRAKPVANDDVEENAAAGKPVTVKVLANDANPFPDAPLKIIGVATETGQGTAAISGDSVTVTPSAGFSGTLIVSYTVGDKTEDSSRYATARIRLTVKDKPLAPTTPQAQSVGDRTALLNWTTPADRGSPITTYTVYGEGGYKQDCPANSCTLNNLVNNTKYHFQVTATNEFGESDRSPASAEVRPDVKPEMPLAPSLKFGDKQLSIAWKAPASKGSPVKSYDLEISPAPSGQNPQIQNLTSTSYVWKGLTNGVAYKVRVLARNDAKDPSDWSTYSAAEVPAGVPVTPAAPTAAGAGSVGSQSQLNVSWTAPNNNGDAVSAYTLTTLRGGSVVKSQKVASGTSLNVTVDNSEADYAFTVSATNKAGTSGTSAQSAPVRAAGKPGTVDGGTVRANGKDGQLDVTFTPLTEAQRNGSQASEISYRWSTAYGSGPISTGGGTITGQPNGRDVTVNIIAASTKNKVSGDGKAIGSGNPYAPPNAPNVTGQRSAKGDGDVHWTWNNPASNGRAIKRFEVSFDGGNWISVGLSNRYDRPAGGWDSTHSLRVRAFTVVYGQAGSDSATSGADPTPPLTEVRVKRSDNNSCPGKPGVPDRYDAATRSCGGSDANWVSYSDGWIPTPCWSDIYNNGSRWYLMNGGPHPGWYVKGITVDLRGPGVGQC, encoded by the coding sequence GTGTCAACTTTGTTCGGCAAGCTGGGGCTGAGGAAACGCCGCAACAGGATCGTCACCGGAACCGTCTTTACCGCTGCAGCTGCAGCGCTGGTGGCCGGTGCTGTCATCCACCCGGGGTTCAAGACAACCGAGGTTGACCTTAACGACGGCGGTGTCTGGGTGGTCAGCAAGGCCCGCAACGCCGTCGGCCGGCTCAACTACCCCTCGCGGGTCCTTGACGGTGCCGTGACCCCGGCCAGCACCACGTTCGATGTCCTGCAGAATGCGGGCAAGGTGTTCGTCGACGACGAATCCGGCTCTACCCTGAACCGGGTGTCCGCCGCCAACATGAGGCTGGGCGGCGACAGGAAGCTTCCCGGCTCGGCGCAGGTGAGCTTCGGCGCCGACGTCATCTCGGTCACCGACCCTTCCACCGGCAAGATGTGGGCCTTGTCCCCGTCAACCGTCAACGCGTTTGACGAGGAGTCCAGCGAGCCCGCCGTGGCCGGTTCCCAGGGCCTCGTGTCCGCCGTCGGCCCGGATGACCGGATCTATTCGGCGGATCCGAAGACGGGGCAGGTGACTGTGACCACGGTGGACGCCGCGGGGGCGGCCACCGACACCGAGCACAGCACGTGGGACGGGCTGAAGGGTGCCGGGGACCTCCAGCTCGCCGTCGTGGGGGACCAGCCTGTGGTCCTGGACGCCGCCGCAGGAAAACTGTTCCTGCCCGGCGGGCGCGAAGTGCCTCTGGCCGACGCGCGGGAGGCGAAGCTCCAGCAGTCAGGCCCGGCGTCAGAGTCCGTGGCTGTGGCCACCAGCAAGGCGCTCCTCAAGCAGCCGCTGAACGGCTCCGCCGCGAAGACCGTGACGTTCGGCGGCCAGGGGGTGCCGGCAGCGCCGGTGCAGCTGGGGGGCTGCGTCCACGCGGCATGGTCCGGGGCGAACAAGTATGTCCGGGACTGCGCCAATGACTCGGACAACAAGAATGTGGCCGTGCCCAAAGCCAGCGCATCGCCCAGCTACGTGTTCCGCGTCAACCGGGACGTCGTGGTGTTGAACGACGTGAACTCGGGAAACGTGTGGCTGGTCAACCAGAACATGCAGCTGGTCAACAACTGGGACGACGTTGTCCCGCCCAAGAACCAGGCTGACGACCCGGATGAGGAGTCCGCCGACGACAACACCATCAACGTCCTGCCGGACCGGACCAAACCGAACCGTCCCCCCGAAACCAAACCCGACGCCGTCGGCGTCCGGCCGGGCCGGACCACTGTCCTGAGCGTTCTCGACAACGACTCCGACCCCGACGGCGACGTGCTGACCGCGTCACTCGGTACGGAAGGCCCGCAGGCCGGGAGCATTGAAAGCATCTACGGCGGCTCCGCCTTCCAGATTACGGTGCCGGCCGACGCCGCGCCGGGGACCGAGACCTTCGACTACACGGCGGCGGATGGTCGCGGCCTGTCCGCCGGCGGCAAAGTAAGCCTGAGCGTCGTCGGGCCGGACGAGAACCGGCCGCCGGCCTTCAAGCGCGGCGACCCCACCACACTCCTGGTGGAGCAGGGCAAGACCGTCAGCCAGAACATCCTCACCGACTGGGCCGATCCCGACGGCGACGACCTCGTCCTGATGTCAGCCACCGCCGACAACGAACAGGACCAGGTCAAGGTCCGCCGCGACGGTCTGCTCACCTTCCAGGATTCCGGCGCCTCGGCCGGCAAGAAAAGCGTCACCGTGACCGTCTGGGACGGCCGCGCCACCACCACGGGAAAGGTGGTGGTCAACGTCCAGCCGCCGGGAGCACTCGCTCCCGTGGTCAACGCCGACCACGTCACGGCAGTGGTGGGCCAGGACCTGGTCATCGCGCCGTTGAAGAACGACGTCGATCCCAACGGCGGCGCCCTGCGCCTCGCCCAGGTGGAAGCCAGCGGAGCTGCAGAACTGGGTCCGGTCACCGACGGCGGCACCTTCACCTTCCGCAGCCGGACCCCGGGCCCGGTCTACCTGACGTACCTGGCCAGCAACGGGCCGCAAAGCAGCCAGGGCCTCATCCGGGTGGATGTGGAATCCGGCAAGGACTCCGGAAATCCCGTCGCCGTTCATGACGTGGCACTCCTGCCGGTGGGCGGCAGCGTGCTGCTGGACCCGCTGGCGAACGACTCGGACCCGTCCGGTGGCGTCCTGGTCCTGCAGTCGGTCGCGGTGCCGGAGAACGCCACGGCGTCGGTGAGTGTGATCGACCACAGCGTCCTGCGGATCACCGACATCGCGGGCACCAAGGACCCGTTCCTGTTCCGCTACACGATGTCCAACGGCAAATCTTCCGCCACGGGAAGTGTCTCCGTGGTGCCTGTTCCCGCCCCGGCTGTGGTGGAGGCCCCGCAGCCCAAGCCCGATGAGGTCAACGTCCGCGTCAACGACGTCGTGACCATCCCGGTCCTGGACAATGACACCCACCCGCAGGGCGAAAAGCTGACTGTTGACCCGGTCCTGCCGCAGGCCGTCCCGGCGGAGGACGGGAAGAGCTTCGTCTCGGAGAACACCCTCCGCTTCATCGCAGGGAGCCAGCCCAGGACCGTGCGCGCCATCTACAACGCGGTGGACCCGCAGGGCCAGAAGAGCGCCGCCGCCGTCACCATCCACATCCTGCCGCTGGAGGGCGCTGAAAACTCCCGCCCGCAACCCAAGAACCTGACGGCCCGGGTGGTGGCCGCCGGCACGGTGCGCATTCCGGTGCCGCTGGACGGCATTGACCCCGACGGGGACTCCGTCCAGCTGACCGGCATCGACAGCACGCCTGGCATGGGCACCGCGACGGCGGGCAGCAACTTCATCGACTTCGTCGCGGCCGGAAACGGCGCCGGAACCGATACGTTCCGCTACAAGGTCGTGGACCGGCAGGGAGCCGTGAACACCGGCACCGTCACCGTGGGCATCGCGCCCCGCAGCGACACCAACCAGAAGCCCACCCCCGTGGACGACCAGGTCAAGGTTCGGCCCGGGCGGCAGATCGCCGTCGACGTTGCCGGCAACGACACTGATCCGGACGGCGACCTGATCCGGATCCTCACCGACGGCATCGAAGCCGATGCCGCGCTCAAGGCCACGGTCAGCAAGCAAAGCGGCCGCATCCTGCTGCAGGCACCGGCCGCCGAAGGTACCGTCAACGTCCGCTACACCGTGGCCGACGAACGCGGAGCCTCCGCGCAGGCAGCCATCAGGATGATGGTGGACAGCAACGTCCCGCTGCAGGCACCGATAGCCCGGGATGACCGGGTGACGTCCGCGCAGACCCTCGGCAAAACCGCCGTCGACGTCCCCGTCCTCAAGAACGACGAGGACCCTGACGGTGTGGGCGAGAACCTCAAGGTCAGCAGCGCGGCCGAGACTGCGCGCCCGGGGCCGGACGGCAACATGATCGTCGGGCTGACCGAGCAGCCACAGCTGGTGCCCTACACGGTTGAGGACGTCGACGGCCAGAAGTCGACGGCGATCATCTGGGTGCCGGGCCTGGGCCAGCAGGTTCCCACCCTTGCCAAGGACGACGTCCTCGAAGTGGTCGCGGGCCAGTCCGTGACCGCAGACCTCGCCGAATGGGTCAAGGTGCGGGACGGCCGGTCGCCCCGGCTGACCCAGACCGACCGCATTAAGCTCATCGGTGCGGACGGCAGCAACCCGGTGGCCGGAAACGGCACCGCCGTCAAATACACGGCGGACAAGGACTACGTGGGCCCTGGATCCATCACCTTGGAGGTGACGGACGGCTCGGGCCCGGACGACCCCGCCGGACTCAAATCCACGCTGAGCATCCGCACCAAGGTGCTGCCGGACCCCAACCGCAACAACCCGCCGGTGCTGCTCGGCGGCTCGGTGGATGTTCCGTTGGGTGACTCCGCCGCCGCCGACCTGGCCAAACTGACCACCGACCCGGATGGCGACGACGCCGCGAACATGAAATACGAGATCGCCGGCGCGGTTCCCCAGGGCTTCCACGTGGCCATCGACGGCGCGTCCCTCAAAGTCTCGGCGAAGGACGGCACAAGGACAGGTGACGGGGGCGCCGTGCAGGTGACGGCGAAGGACCCGCGCGGCCTTGAATCCACCGCCACGTTCCGACTCGCCGTTACGGCAACCAACCGGGCCAAGCCCGTCGCCAACGACGACGTGGAGGAAAATGCCGCGGCGGGCAAGCCGGTGACAGTCAAGGTGCTGGCGAACGATGCCAACCCCTTCCCGGACGCCCCTCTGAAAATCATCGGCGTCGCCACCGAAACCGGCCAGGGCACGGCCGCCATCAGTGGCGACTCGGTGACGGTCACGCCCTCCGCCGGGTTCTCCGGCACCCTGATTGTGTCCTACACCGTGGGGGACAAGACCGAGGACTCGTCCCGGTATGCGACCGCCCGCATCCGGCTCACGGTCAAGGACAAGCCGCTCGCACCCACCACGCCCCAGGCGCAGAGCGTCGGTGACCGGACTGCGCTGCTGAACTGGACGACGCCGGCTGACCGGGGATCGCCGATCACCACGTACACGGTGTACGGCGAGGGCGGCTACAAGCAGGACTGCCCGGCCAACTCGTGCACCCTGAACAACCTCGTCAACAACACGAAATACCACTTCCAGGTGACCGCGACGAACGAATTTGGTGAGTCCGACCGTTCACCGGCTTCGGCTGAGGTCCGGCCCGACGTCAAGCCGGAGATGCCGCTGGCTCCGTCGCTGAAGTTCGGCGACAAGCAGCTCTCCATTGCCTGGAAGGCACCGGCCAGCAAGGGTTCGCCGGTCAAGTCCTACGATCTGGAAATCTCGCCGGCACCCAGCGGCCAGAACCCGCAGATCCAGAACCTGACGTCCACCAGCTACGTCTGGAAGGGGCTCACCAACGGCGTGGCCTACAAAGTGCGGGTCCTCGCCCGGAACGATGCCAAGGACCCGTCGGACTGGAGCACCTACTCCGCGGCCGAAGTGCCGGCCGGCGTACCTGTGACGCCTGCAGCCCCCACCGCAGCCGGCGCCGGTTCCGTGGGTTCACAGTCCCAACTGAACGTCAGCTGGACGGCCCCAAACAACAATGGCGACGCCGTCTCCGCCTACACGCTGACCACGCTGCGGGGCGGATCCGTGGTCAAGAGCCAGAAAGTGGCGTCCGGAACGTCGCTGAACGTCACGGTGGACAACTCCGAAGCTGACTACGCGTTCACGGTTTCCGCCACGAACAAGGCCGGTACGTCCGGGACCAGCGCGCAGTCGGCGCCGGTCCGCGCCGCCGGCAAGCCGGGGACGGTGGACGGCGGAACTGTTCGGGCGAACGGGAAGGACGGCCAGCTGGACGTTACGTTCACGCCGCTCACGGAGGCGCAACGGAACGGTTCCCAGGCGTCGGAGATCAGTTACCGCTGGTCCACGGCCTACGGATCAGGCCCGATCAGCACTGGCGGGGGGACTATCACCGGCCAGCCAAACGGCCGGGACGTGACGGTGAACATCATCGCTGCCTCCACTAAGAACAAGGTGTCCGGCGACGGCAAGGCCATAGGCTCGGGCAACCCGTACGCGCCGCCGAACGCGCCGAATGTCACCGGCCAAAGGTCTGCCAAGGGCGACGGTGATGTGCACTGGACCTGGAACAACCCGGCGAGCAACGGGCGCGCCATCAAGCGGTTCGAGGTGAGCTTCGATGGCGGCAACTGGATCAGCGTCGGACTCAGCAACCGCTACGACCGCCCTGCGGGAGGCTGGGACAGCACCCACTCGCTGCGCGTCAGGGCGTTCACTGTGGTCTACGGACAGGCCGGCAGTGACAGTGCTACCAGCGGAGCAGATCCAACGCCCCCGCTCACCGAGGTCAGGGTCAAGCGGTCGGACAACAACAGCTGCCCCGGCAAGCCCGGTGTCCCCGACCGGTACGACGCCGCCACCCGCAGCTGCGGCGGCAGCGACGCCAACTGGGTGTCATATTCCGACGGCTGGATCCCCACCCCCTGCTGGTCCGATATCTACAACAACGGAAGCCGCTGGTACCTGATGAACGGCGGGCCGCACCCCGGCTGGTACGTCAAGGGCATTACCGTGGACCTCCGCGGCCCCGGTGTGGGCCAGTGCTGA
- a CDS encoding AAA family ATPase, with product MTMTSEQAAWFAGTFEKLVANVGQAVLGKAHVIRLTITAMLAEGHVLFEDAPGTGKTSLARALAATVQGSNSRIQFTPDLLPSDVTGVTIYDQKTQKFEFHKGPIFSNIVLADEINRASPKTQSALLEVMEESRVTVDGTTYEAGRPFMVLATQNPIEQAGTYRLPEAQLDRFLIKTSIGYPDHASTVQLLGGTNLKDRSRDLQPVITTQAVADMADLAATTHVDTAVLEYISRLCEETRNAPETRLGVSVRGALAMVRAAKVWAAGQGRNFVLPDDIKDLAGVVWTHRFVMDPEAEFSGATAEAVLERVLADVAAPQQRAAV from the coding sequence ATGACAATGACTAGCGAGCAGGCCGCCTGGTTTGCAGGGACGTTCGAGAAGCTCGTCGCCAACGTGGGCCAGGCTGTCCTGGGCAAGGCGCACGTCATCCGTCTGACCATCACCGCGATGCTGGCCGAGGGCCACGTCCTCTTCGAAGACGCCCCGGGCACCGGAAAGACCTCGTTGGCCCGGGCCCTGGCGGCCACCGTCCAGGGGTCCAACAGCCGCATCCAGTTCACGCCGGACCTGCTGCCCTCGGACGTCACCGGCGTCACCATCTACGACCAGAAGACCCAGAAGTTCGAATTCCACAAGGGTCCGATCTTCAGCAACATCGTGCTTGCCGACGAAATCAACCGGGCCTCGCCCAAGACGCAGTCGGCGCTGCTGGAGGTCATGGAGGAGTCCCGCGTCACCGTGGACGGCACCACCTACGAAGCCGGCCGCCCCTTCATGGTGCTGGCCACCCAGAACCCGATCGAGCAGGCGGGCACCTACCGGCTGCCCGAGGCCCAGCTGGACCGCTTCCTGATCAAGACCTCCATCGGATACCCGGACCACGCCTCCACCGTCCAGCTCCTGGGCGGAACCAACCTTAAGGACCGGTCCCGGGACCTGCAGCCGGTCATCACCACGCAGGCGGTGGCCGACATGGCGGACCTCGCCGCCACGACGCACGTCGACACCGCCGTGCTTGAGTACATCTCCCGGCTTTGTGAGGAGACCCGCAACGCACCCGAGACCCGCCTGGGTGTGTCGGTGCGCGGCGCCCTCGCCATGGTCCGGGCGGCCAAGGTCTGGGCCGCGGGCCAGGGGCGCAATTTCGTCCTGCCGGACGACATCAAGGACCTCGCCGGCGTCGTCTGGACGCACCGTTTCGTGATGGACCCCGAAGCCGAGTTCTCCGGGGCAACGGCCGAAGCCGTTCTGGAACGCGTCCTGGCCGATGTCGCAGCGCCGCAGCAGCGCGCCGCCGTCTAA
- a CDS encoding DUF58 domain-containing protein, which translates to MRLPGLLFHSRPSRVWSDAAGTARLAVGPAWRVAGGVWGGRVRPVLSVVSVLGWSVLAAAVLLWAAGSAYGWQEAKAAAIAALVLFVLAVGFILGRSSYGVVLDLARTRVAVGDSAVGSIAVSNTSARPLLPADLELPVGAATAVFHLPRMKPQQVHEDLFTIPTARRAVIVVGPVRSVRADPLHLLRRQVLWTEPEDLYVHPRTVALAGSAAGFIRDLEGMPTTELSSADVSFHALRDYVPGDDRRHIHWKSTARTNKLMVRQFEETRRAHLAISLSINTDEYASEQEFELAISAAASIGRQAIREQRELDVLTQAGPLRCETGRNMLDDMTRIVGTPLRKTAVDLARTLADTVPNASVVFFVVGSHVTPTQLRSAAASVPPGVRSLAVLVDLGAAPARANIGDLTVLTVGDLSDLPSVLRKAAA; encoded by the coding sequence ATGCGGCTGCCCGGGCTGCTGTTCCATAGCCGCCCGTCCAGGGTGTGGTCGGATGCCGCCGGCACTGCGCGCCTGGCAGTGGGCCCCGCCTGGCGGGTAGCCGGCGGCGTATGGGGCGGGCGCGTCCGGCCCGTCCTGTCCGTGGTCAGCGTCCTGGGCTGGTCCGTGCTGGCCGCCGCGGTTCTCCTGTGGGCGGCCGGAAGCGCCTACGGCTGGCAGGAAGCCAAGGCGGCGGCCATTGCGGCGCTGGTGCTTTTCGTCCTCGCCGTCGGCTTCATCCTGGGCCGCTCCTCCTACGGTGTGGTGCTCGACCTCGCCCGGACCAGGGTGGCGGTGGGGGACAGCGCCGTCGGAAGCATCGCCGTGTCCAACACCTCTGCCCGGCCGCTCCTGCCCGCCGACCTCGAGCTGCCCGTCGGGGCAGCCACCGCCGTCTTCCACCTCCCGCGGATGAAGCCGCAGCAGGTGCATGAGGATCTCTTCACCATCCCCACGGCGCGCAGGGCGGTCATCGTGGTGGGTCCGGTGCGCTCAGTCCGGGCCGATCCGCTGCACCTGCTCCGCCGGCAGGTGCTCTGGACGGAACCGGAGGACCTCTACGTGCACCCCCGAACTGTTGCGCTGGCCGGTTCCGCGGCCGGGTTCATCCGCGACCTGGAGGGCATGCCCACCACGGAGCTGTCCAGCGCGGACGTTTCCTTCCACGCGCTGCGCGACTACGTCCCGGGGGACGACCGGCGGCACATCCACTGGAAATCCACCGCCCGGACCAACAAGCTCATGGTCCGCCAGTTTGAAGAAACCCGCCGCGCACACCTGGCCATTTCGCTGTCCATCAACACGGACGAATACGCGTCGGAACAGGAATTCGAGCTGGCCATATCGGCAGCCGCGTCGATCGGCCGGCAGGCCATCCGCGAACAGCGCGAGCTGGACGTCCTGACGCAGGCCGGTCCGTTGCGCTGCGAGACCGGCCGCAACATGCTGGACGACATGACCCGGATCGTCGGCACCCCGCTCCGGAAGACCGCCGTCGACCTCGCCCGCACACTGGCCGACACGGTGCCCAATGCTTCGGTGGTTTTCTTCGTCGTTGGCAGTCACGTGACGCCCACCCAGCTGCGCTCGGCCGCCGCGTCGGTGCCGCCCGGGGTCCGAAGCCTCGCCGTGCTTGTCGACCTTGGCGCCGCGCCGGCCCGCGCCAACATCGGCGACCTGACCGTCCTCACGGTCGGTGACCTCTCCGACCTTCCCTCCGTCCTGCGAAAGGCTGCAGCATGA
- a CDS encoding transglutaminase family protein has product MSEATGLRPRRSDSARRSGSVRRSARPAAGSAFADGRPRWYFVLDGGALTILLGLGVLGFSLSFGGGPRYLVAGFGGIILGLAIAAGNAHFRLGLLITTALAFGGYLVLGTALAVPDAAVAGFLPSLESLRTLLLGVVFSWKDMLTVGVPVGTAGGVLIVPFLSSLITAVAAGVLTWRIRSPYWPLLPVLVLFVTGIAFSTNAGFLTVERGIALTVVGIAWATFRRDALRRRDTHKVSVNRPQHDAGTAGKARMRRLAAGAAVLAATVGITAAVSPLIAAGDERRVLRNVVVPPFDPKAYVTPLASFRNFVKDKKDDALFTVKGLPKDARVRLGALDSFNGTNYTMDPNGSGSFSKVGDAKSINTLAGSTDAVPTNDYSLDITIDDYQGYFVPGGRKTTGLSFGPGSSGAASGLYFNSGTDTAVTTQGLSRGDSYTVQVSDPVKLEHGQLTQYDFARVSLPDITDVPPVVGAQANDLAADAPTAVDQVRQIEAHFQKKGAFSNGLIADGQLPSVSGHGAARIRDLLTAKQMLGDDEQYAVAMSLMLRHLGIPSRVVMGFYPDPKSPENGAGEIRILGKDVHAWVEVAFNRVGWVAFDPTPPKDNIPIPPDPENKSKPKPQVLQPPPPPQEPADLPPDSSPDALDADEKKNNPWLLWGPVLTAIGIALIPAGILALPLLLIALLKSRRRKARFTGGDPAQRVGGGWNEVLSLATDMGANVDNRATRRETAAVVAAAFPATGTATTLLAHRADASIFGAGQPSEDEVREYWDVVDGSLREMTGTVGFWRRQQARFSPRSLLAEARSALAARGFRR; this is encoded by the coding sequence ATGAGTGAGGCCACAGGTCTCCGCCCCCGCCGTTCAGACAGCGCCCGCCGTTCAGGCAGCGTCCGCCGTTCGGCCCGGCCTGCTGCCGGGTCCGCGTTCGCGGACGGCCGGCCGCGGTGGTATTTTGTGCTCGACGGCGGTGCCCTCACCATTCTGCTCGGGCTGGGTGTCCTCGGGTTCAGCCTCAGCTTCGGCGGCGGCCCCCGTTACCTGGTTGCCGGCTTTGGCGGGATCATCCTGGGCCTGGCCATCGCTGCCGGCAACGCCCATTTCCGGTTGGGCCTGCTGATCACCACGGCCCTGGCCTTCGGCGGTTACCTGGTACTGGGGACGGCCCTCGCCGTGCCCGACGCCGCGGTGGCTGGATTCCTTCCCAGCCTGGAATCCCTGCGGACGCTGCTGCTCGGCGTCGTCTTCTCCTGGAAAGACATGCTCACCGTCGGAGTGCCCGTGGGCACCGCGGGCGGCGTGCTGATCGTCCCCTTCCTGAGCTCACTCATCACGGCAGTTGCCGCCGGCGTCCTCACGTGGCGGATCCGGAGCCCCTACTGGCCGCTGCTGCCGGTCCTGGTCCTGTTCGTCACGGGCATCGCCTTCAGCACCAACGCCGGGTTCCTGACCGTGGAGCGGGGCATCGCGCTGACAGTGGTGGGCATCGCCTGGGCCACCTTCCGGCGCGACGCCCTGCGCCGGCGCGACACCCACAAGGTCTCGGTGAACCGTCCCCAGCACGACGCCGGCACGGCCGGGAAGGCGCGCATGCGCCGTTTGGCGGCCGGAGCCGCCGTGCTGGCGGCGACGGTGGGTATCACCGCGGCGGTATCGCCGCTGATCGCCGCCGGTGACGAGCGGCGCGTCCTCCGCAACGTCGTCGTACCGCCCTTTGACCCCAAGGCCTACGTCACGCCGCTGGCGAGCTTCCGCAACTTCGTCAAGGACAAGAAGGACGACGCCCTGTTCACCGTGAAGGGGCTGCCCAAGGACGCGCGGGTCCGGCTCGGGGCACTCGATTCCTTCAACGGCACCAACTACACCATGGATCCGAACGGCTCCGGCAGCTTCAGCAAGGTGGGCGATGCGAAATCGATCAACACGCTCGCCGGTTCCACGGACGCGGTGCCGACGAACGACTACAGTCTGGACATCACCATTGATGACTACCAGGGCTACTTCGTCCCGGGCGGACGGAAGACCACCGGGCTCAGCTTTGGCCCGGGCTCGTCCGGTGCCGCCTCGGGGCTGTACTTCAACTCCGGAACCGACACCGCGGTAACCACCCAGGGCCTGTCCCGGGGCGATTCCTACACCGTCCAGGTGTCGGACCCGGTGAAGCTCGAGCACGGGCAGCTGACGCAATACGACTTCGCCAGGGTGAGCCTGCCGGACATCACCGACGTGCCCCCGGTGGTGGGCGCCCAGGCCAATGACCTCGCGGCGGACGCCCCGACGGCCGTGGACCAGGTCCGGCAGATCGAGGCCCACTTTCAGAAGAAGGGTGCCTTCAGCAACGGGCTCATCGCCGACGGGCAGCTCCCGAGCGTCTCGGGGCACGGCGCGGCGCGCATCCGCGACCTGCTGACTGCCAAGCAGATGCTGGGCGACGACGAGCAGTATGCCGTGGCGATGTCCCTGATGCTTCGCCATTTGGGCATTCCCTCGCGCGTGGTCATGGGCTTCTATCCCGACCCGAAGAGCCCGGAGAACGGTGCCGGCGAAATCAGGATCCTGGGCAAGGACGTCCATGCCTGGGTGGAGGTGGCCTTCAACCGGGTGGGCTGGGTGGCCTTCGACCCCACTCCGCCCAAGGACAACATTCCCATCCCGCCCGATCCGGAAAACAAGTCCAAGCCGAAGCCCCAGGTCCTGCAGCCGCCGCCACCGCCGCAGGAACCGGCCGACCTGCCGCCGGACTCCTCTCCCGACGCCCTCGACGCCGACGAGAAGAAGAACAACCCCTGGCTGCTTTGGGGTCCCGTCCTCACGGCCATCGGCATCGCCCTGATTCCGGCAGGCATCCTCGCGCTGCCGCTGCTGCTCATCGCGCTGCTCAAGTCCCGGCGCCGGAAGGCCCGCTTCACCGGCGGCGATCCTGCCCAGCGCGTCGGGGGCGGCTGGAACGAGGTCCTCAGCCTGGCAACGGACATGGGTGCCAACGTGGACAACCGTGCAACCAGGCGGGAAACGGCGGCGGTAGTCGCTGCGGCGTTCCCCGCCACCGGCACCGCCACAACCCTGCTCGCGCACCGGGCTGACGCGTCAATCTTCGGGGCGGGCCAGCCGAGCGAGGATGAGGTGCGGGAGTACTGGGACGTCGTGGACGGCTCGCTCAGGGAGATGACCGGAACCGTTGGTTTCTGGCGGCGCCAGCAGGCGCGGTTCTCGCCACGGTCGCTGCTGGCTGAGGCCCGTTCGGCCCTGGCCGCGCGGGGGTTCCGGCGGTGA